From Verrucomicrobia bacterium S94, the proteins below share one genomic window:
- a CDS encoding YibE/F family protein, translating to MKFKHPSTQKDLSIILLFTVLCLILTQIKTGFEYQGKNEREIFRHRGVVLSTDNADIEVFGVVHTGFQHLETRLLSGPHKGQILQVQNQLIGMLERDEVYTTGDELLVQYFPEPDQTLGRGTARGHYRIHLEIVLVALFAIALIAVAGITGLKAILSFAFATLMIWKIMLPMFLKGYDPIWVALGVVAGLTASISFLVGGLTPKGFVTFSGAFLGLAFTAVLAVVFSRLFHIHGAVRPYAENLLHGGFAHLRLTPIFIASIFLAASGAVMDLAMDIAASMEEVKLKHPEIHFMEHIRSGLRVGRSVIGTMTTTLLLAYSSSYIFMFMLFISQDIPPIQIFNLNYVAAEVLNTMVGSFGLVTVAPFTALIGGLVMRRN from the coding sequence ATGAAATTCAAGCATCCATCCACGCAGAAAGATCTGAGCATTATTCTCCTTTTCACGGTGCTCTGCCTGATCCTCACACAAATCAAAACCGGCTTTGAATATCAGGGAAAAAATGAACGCGAGATCTTCCGGCACCGCGGCGTTGTGCTCTCAACAGACAATGCAGACATCGAAGTCTTCGGAGTGGTTCATACCGGATTCCAGCATCTGGAAACCCGGCTTCTGAGCGGTCCGCATAAAGGACAGATTCTACAGGTTCAGAACCAGCTCATCGGCATGCTGGAACGGGATGAGGTTTACACCACCGGCGACGAACTGCTGGTTCAGTATTTTCCGGAACCGGATCAGACCCTGGGCCGGGGTACCGCACGCGGCCATTACCGCATCCACCTTGAAATTGTGCTGGTTGCCCTTTTCGCCATCGCGCTGATCGCCGTCGCCGGTATTACCGGATTGAAAGCTATTCTCTCTTTTGCCTTTGCCACCCTGATGATCTGGAAAATCATGCTGCCGATGTTCCTCAAAGGGTATGATCCCATCTGGGTTGCTCTCGGCGTAGTCGCCGGCCTGACTGCTTCCATCAGCTTTCTGGTCGGCGGACTTACCCCAAAAGGATTCGTCACCTTTTCCGGCGCATTTCTCGGCCTGGCCTTCACCGCCGTTTTAGCGGTGGTTTTCAGCAGATTGTTTCATATTCACGGTGCAGTCCGCCCCTATGCCGAAAATCTGCTGCACGGCGGCTTCGCCCACCTGCGGCTCACCCCGATCTTTATCGCCAGTATTTTTCTGGCAGCCTCCGGCGCGGTTATGGACCTGGCCATGGATATCGCCGCCTCGATGGAGGAAGTTAAGCTGAAACATCCGGAAATTCACTTTATGGAACATATCCGCTCCGGTCTGCGTGTCGGCCGATCCGTCATCGGAACCATGACCACCACTCTCCTGCTCGCCTATTCCAGCTCCTATATTTTCATGTTCATGCTTTTCATCAGTCAGGACATCCCGCCCATCCAGATTTTCAATCTCAACTATGTCGCCGCTGAAGTACTCAACACGATGGTCGGCAGCTTCGGCCTCGTCACTGTCGCTCCGTTCACCGCGCTCATCGGCGGATTGGTGATGCGCAGAAATTGA
- a CDS encoding sigma-70 family RNA polymerase sigma factor, whose product MRDDDTLDFDLLVREHHAGLRAFIRALGVDETWVDDMAQEVFIVAFRKRSEFRKEEDFGKWLRGIARRQVMGERTKTARRHRIMHEGITDILLSLGIEKHEPEPNRELMVNTMKNCVGKLNEPQRELLRCRYEEGRRCKELAAEFSSTASAIRKQLQRIRTAVRKCMEQSAGETA is encoded by the coding sequence ATGAGAGACGATGACACACTGGATTTCGACCTTCTCGTTCGTGAGCACCATGCCGGACTGCGGGCCTTTATCCGTGCGCTGGGCGTGGATGAAACCTGGGTGGATGACATGGCACAGGAGGTTTTCATTGTGGCGTTCCGCAAACGATCTGAATTCCGGAAGGAAGAGGATTTCGGAAAATGGCTGCGCGGCATTGCCCGTCGGCAGGTAATGGGTGAACGGACGAAAACCGCTCGACGGCACCGTATTATGCACGAAGGCATTACCGATATTCTGCTAAGCCTCGGCATCGAAAAACATGAACCCGAACCCAACCGCGAACTTATGGTCAACACCATGAAAAACTGTGTAGGGAAACTGAACGAACCCCAACGTGAACTGCTGCGCTGCCGCTATGAAGAGGGCCGGCGGTGCAAAGAACTGGCGGCCGAATTCTCTTCCACCGCATCGGCCATCCGCAAACAGCTGCAACGCATCCGAACGGCCGTTCGCAAATGCATGGAACAATCTGCGGGAGAAACCGCATGA
- a CDS encoding TetR/AcrR family transcriptional regulator: MNCLTINRSPHTLHSLYSNEHLKMNHTKSTKERLIEAAAPIFAEKGYRETTVAEISEAAEANIAAVNYHFGDKAQLYAEVWNYLVSAARSEFPYPDDHTEVGAEHWLRLFLRSRLECIFSKGLAGLCPMLIHREMNEFTPKHDELLATYLKPNHDRVRAAIRDFIEYEIGEIQLDLLTQNFMGVHISINAGYQKHRNDPHRRHRFSRFQNITPLITQIEAFAIGGLREVKKSLNS, translated from the coding sequence ATGAATTGTTTGACAATAAACCGGTCACCTCATACGTTGCACTCCCTCTATTCAAATGAGCATTTAAAAATGAACCATACCAAATCAACCAAAGAGCGCCTGATCGAAGCCGCCGCGCCGATTTTTGCAGAAAAGGGCTACCGTGAAACCACCGTGGCCGAAATCTCTGAAGCGGCAGAGGCAAACATTGCAGCCGTGAACTATCATTTCGGCGACAAGGCCCAGCTCTATGCCGAAGTCTGGAATTATCTGGTCAGCGCCGCCCGCTCCGAATTTCCGTACCCGGATGACCACACGGAAGTGGGAGCGGAACACTGGCTGCGCCTGTTCCTCCGCTCACGGCTTGAATGTATTTTTTCAAAAGGACTTGCCGGTTTATGCCCCATGCTGATCCACAGGGAAATGAATGAGTTCACCCCGAAACATGATGAACTGTTAGCAACCTATCTGAAACCGAATCACGACCGGGTTCGGGCGGCTATTCGCGATTTTATCGAATACGAGATCGGCGAAATTCAGCTGGACCTGCTTACTCAGAACTTTATGGGGGTACACATCTCAATCAATGCCGGTTACCAGAAACATAGAAATGATCCCCACCGGCGGCACCGCTTTTCCCGCTTCCAGAACATCACTCCTTTAATTACACAGATCGAGGCCTTTGCCATCGGCGGCCTCAGGGAAGTTAAAAAGAGCCTGAATTCATGA